Proteins found in one Mycoplasmopsis bovigenitalium genomic segment:
- a CDS encoding OppA family ABC transporter substrate-binding lipoprotein, translating into MFKKLLFCSTLPLALVCSSCSSLYKVDKKTYVIEVNNQNETFNNLSKVSGVYELRKTHHDTLTGNYLLRYKYKNETKYDYLNNYFYKNGVSAKFLKFGIIDEIHLVDEQNSTHIFNTDEDSQINNVSDFIHPDINRGYKNPIYQIQTNNHISINSSFFNQKLASSKLIRFKVKNNIYWYDKDKKTNILINAKDIEKSIETANLSSQQTNELKAFGIEKMDFKTHENNSYFEIKLNDNFKAELFLDLIINNKIFSAYSDKFNYSEYYLVKNDLKHTLYKSVNNTNDIQSVLIKYNSAGKVDKPTHAKHLLNEYHQGLVSSNLLDDFSDVQQKQLIRDFNSNKGIKLSVVQNFSNNIVNTIMFKDFIDEPDINNVFEIMMYGKNKDKNGQISQFYSQNNIDFRNNITQIINKYTLNFIANKTNYYDNFISPNAIISNAQNTNYLKVIDANDHVSKGQINLTKNIEFYPQDLKKNYYNAESFLNVDKQLKSIHFESISKNIANIIDDFYKENPNIKNKKINFILPLKLESLDTRIIEKLNKIFNEINQNLQVNIVDIDSEIAKKYYNFSNYSTNNTIEYINKLLLTSNNNLINALTNSDVSQYKILNKTKQLLIKFIEQNKIIVNINDKHFFEKMGEFSIKLHNKFSYFEIIKLINEIKLLYSSPYNLSSNIDLDSFKYELIQPWIIKPTREDNLIYFEDIKMEGKNE; encoded by the coding sequence ATGTTTAAAAAATTACTTTTTTGCTCAACTTTACCTCTTGCATTGGTTTGCAGTTCATGCTCGTCACTATATAAAGTTGACAAAAAAACATATGTAATCGAAGTAAATAATCAAAATGAAACTTTTAACAATTTGTCAAAAGTTTCAGGCGTTTACGAACTAAGAAAAACACATCATGACACTTTAACCGGAAACTATTTATTAAGATATAAGTATAAAAACGAAACAAAATATGACTACTTGAATAACTATTTCTATAAAAATGGAGTTAGTGCAAAATTCCTTAAATTTGGCATTATTGATGAAATCCATCTAGTAGATGAACAAAATTCAACTCATATTTTTAACACTGATGAAGATTCTCAAATAAATAATGTAAGCGATTTTATTCACCCTGACATTAATAGAGGTTATAAAAACCCGATTTATCAAATTCAAACAAATAACCATATTTCAATAAATTCTTCATTTTTTAACCAAAAACTTGCAAGCAGTAAACTAATTCGTTTTAAAGTTAAAAACAATATTTACTGATATGATAAAGATAAAAAAACTAATATTTTAATTAATGCGAAAGATATTGAAAAATCAATTGAAACAGCAAATTTATCTTCTCAACAAACAAATGAATTAAAGGCATTTGGAATTGAAAAAATGGATTTCAAAACACATGAAAATAATTCATATTTTGAAATCAAATTAAATGATAATTTTAAAGCTGAATTATTTTTAGATTTAATTATTAACAATAAGATTTTTTCTGCTTATAGCGATAAATTCAACTATTCTGAATATTATTTAGTTAAAAATGACCTTAAACACACATTATATAAATCTGTTAATAATACTAATGATATTCAAAGTGTTTTAATTAAATATAATTCAGCTGGTAAAGTTGATAAACCAACACATGCAAAACACTTATTAAATGAATATCATCAAGGACTTGTTTCTAGCAATCTATTAGATGATTTTAGTGATGTTCAGCAAAAACAATTAATTCGAGATTTTAACTCAAATAAAGGCATAAAATTATCTGTTGTACAGAACTTTTCAAATAATATAGTGAATACAATTATGTTCAAAGATTTTATTGATGAACCTGATATAAATAACGTTTTTGAAATAATGATGTATGGTAAAAATAAAGATAAAAATGGCCAAATAAGTCAATTTTATTCGCAAAATAATATTGATTTTAGAAACAATATAACGCAAATAATAAACAAATATACATTGAATTTTATTGCTAATAAAACTAATTATTACGATAATTTTATATCTCCAAACGCGATAATATCTAATGCCCAAAACACAAATTATCTTAAAGTTATTGATGCAAATGATCATGTGAGCAAAGGTCAAATAAATTTAACAAAAAATATTGAATTTTATCCGCAGGATCTAAAGAAAAATTATTACAATGCTGAATCATTTTTAAATGTAGATAAACAACTAAAATCAATACATTTTGAATCGATTAGTAAAAATATAGCCAATATAATTGATGATTTTTACAAGGAAAACCCTAATATAAAGAATAAAAAAATTAATTTTATATTACCGCTAAAACTTGAATCTTTAGACACAAGAATTATTGAAAAATTAAACAAAATTTTCAATGAAATAAACCAAAATTTACAAGTTAATATTGTTGATATTGATAGTGAAATAGCGAAAAAATATTACAACTTTTCAAACTACTCCACAAATAACACAATTGAATATATTAATAAATTATTATTAACAAGCAATAACAATCTTATTAATGCTTTAACTAATTCTGATGTTTCGCAATATAAAATACTTAACAAAACTAAACAGCTATTAATTAAATTTATTGAGCAAAATAAAATTATAGTGAACATAAATGACAAACATTTTTTTGAAAAAATGGGTGAATTTTCAATAAAATTACACAATAAATTTTCATACTTTGAAATAATAAAATTAATCAACGAAATAAAACTTTTATACTCATCACCTTATAATTTAAGCTCAAATATTGATTTAGATAGTTTTAAATATGAATTAATTCAACCATGAATAATTAAACCAACAAGAGAAGATAACTTAATATATTTTGAAGACATAAAAATGGAGGGCAAAAATGAATAA
- a CDS encoding MAG3240 family lipoprotein, translating into MIKGENNVKNIEQIKHWENYIKLELLRYDFGQLPQIDRVKIFPIKHIESIENGKFKSAIIIKIDLQDKDGKSLISEKYRNQHYLLGKNQNQYLIKTELDNVAKYNSSLFKNYNSVIDFNNTLNIDDDELLFNEYANVYFGDQTILMYKNKLAINADQYEAYVNPTYPYEKLTARAFLWFLNNDQKYFELVVPEHRKNIDLEYKIINKKINKKYLNNTLSLIEFDIEVTKRDLSKKVYKWYSIDINSHYHTFSKYKITPDLNWFDQETYGWISGVNYNEKTLPNKVIGANEFYEKILLKLLSLQLYKINSNLSIFDNKIMANYEAHLAINNTKLHEQLKTKLGSDVFKYLVADEKDKTNLLYDIEIKYLGVGDEPGVLNIRVDFLDKNKKSLLSDENRKKIIKWYGFKGTNYTKINEQIKKQNIQELTLKYLLENDSIKLKDQNNVIDYFLWGGENEKNN; encoded by the coding sequence ATGATTAAGGGCGAAAACAATGTAAAAAATATTGAACAAATAAAGCATTGAGAAAACTACATTAAATTAGAATTACTAAGATATGATTTTGGGCAATTGCCTCAAATTGATAGAGTTAAAATTTTTCCCATTAAACACATAGAATCAATTGAAAATGGAAAATTTAAAAGTGCAATAATTATAAAAATAGACCTACAAGATAAAGACGGTAAAAGCTTAATATCAGAAAAATATCGCAACCAACATTATCTATTAGGCAAAAACCAAAATCAATACTTAATTAAAACTGAATTAGACAATGTTGCAAAATATAATTCATCCTTATTTAAAAATTACAATTCTGTTATTGACTTCAATAACACATTAAACATTGATGATGATGAATTGTTATTTAATGAGTATGCAAATGTCTATTTTGGCGACCAAACAATTTTAATGTACAAAAATAAATTAGCAATAAACGCAGACCAATATGAAGCATATGTTAATCCAACATACCCATATGAAAAACTTACAGCAAGGGCATTTTTGTGATTTTTAAATAATGATCAAAAATATTTTGAATTAGTAGTGCCAGAGCATAGAAAAAACATTGATTTAGAGTACAAAATAATAAACAAAAAAATCAATAAAAAATACTTAAACAATACTCTTTCGCTAATTGAGTTTGATATCGAAGTAACAAAAAGAGATTTATCAAAAAAAGTTTATAAATGATATTCAATTGACATTAACTCACACTATCACACATTTTCGAAATATAAAATAACACCGGATCTTAACTGATTTGACCAAGAAACTTATGGTTGAATTTCAGGTGTGAATTATAATGAAAAAACCTTACCAAATAAGGTTATAGGTGCTAATGAATTTTATGAAAAAATTTTACTAAAACTATTGTCTTTACAATTGTATAAGATAAATTCGAACCTATCAATATTCGACAATAAAATAATGGCAAACTATGAAGCACATTTGGCAATAAATAACACAAAATTACACGAACAATTAAAAACAAAACTTGGAAGTGACGTATTCAAATATTTAGTAGCCGATGAAAAAGACAAAACAAATCTGCTTTATGACATTGAGATAAAATATCTTGGAGTAGGTGATGAACCCGGAGTTTTAAATATCCGGGTAGATTTTCTTGATAAAAACAAAAAATCACTTCTTAGCGATGAAAATCGCAAAAAAATAATAAAATGATATGGTTTTAAAGGCACAAATTACACTAAAATTAATGAACAAATCAAAAAACAAAACATTCAAGAATTAACACTAAAATATTTATTGGAAAATGATTCAATCAAATTAAAAGACCAAAACAATGTAATAGATTATTTCTTGTGGGGAGGAGAAAATGAAAAAAATAATTAA
- a CDS encoding ZIP family metal transporter — MDNYLNNFYNWLTSQPHINDLGAKAILALIVSVILLSIPILIASIVPFIIKKPKKEFSIYLYSFITGMFIILGSFGYLRESIEITSIGSGLKGENIPASNIYLYNIFVVGGGALMGIISAFVIKIIIYKVIQKNYKLKNSIFIHNHEHGHHHGEIAHTHEHKDHIWNANDLADVHSNAPKSKNKWTALVLLLGHRIPEGLLIGISLHNLIANPNINAISVAFFVSFLLHTIPEEIVFYYRQREMGIKPIFALLNSIGALALIIPFIFIGIYGAKFIDSVAWLKAMILAIVGSVMLFTALMEFLPEFYHNNMEKRKWFTTFIMLFLGIIFTILILCFHQHGQSISAFKK, encoded by the coding sequence ATGGATAATTATTTAAACAATTTTTACAATTGATTAACATCTCAACCTCACATTAATGATTTAGGTGCAAAAGCGATTTTGGCGCTAATTGTTTCAGTAATTTTATTATCGATACCTATTTTAATTGCAAGCATTGTTCCTTTTATAATCAAAAAACCAAAAAAAGAGTTTTCAATATATCTTTATTCATTCATAACGGGTATGTTTATTATTTTAGGTTCTTTTGGATATTTAAGAGAATCAATCGAAATAACAAGCATTGGTAGCGGACTTAAAGGCGAAAATATTCCGGCAAGCAATATTTATTTATATAACATTTTTGTTGTTGGGGGTGGAGCATTAATGGGAATTATCAGTGCTTTTGTAATCAAAATAATTATTTACAAAGTTATTCAAAAAAATTACAAGTTAAAAAACTCAATTTTTATTCATAATCACGAACACGGACATCATCATGGCGAAATTGCTCACACTCACGAGCATAAAGACCATATTTGAAATGCAAATGATTTAGCTGACGTACATTCAAATGCTCCAAAATCAAAAAATAAATGAACTGCATTAGTGCTTTTATTAGGGCACAGAATACCTGAGGGCTTATTAATTGGAATTAGTTTGCATAATTTGATTGCAAATCCAAATATTAATGCAATATCAGTAGCCTTCTTTGTTTCATTTTTATTACACACAATACCAGAAGAAATCGTATTTTATTATCGTCAAAGAGAAATGGGTATAAAACCAATTTTTGCATTGCTTAATTCAATAGGAGCACTTGCACTTATTATCCCATTTATATTTATTGGCATCTATGGAGCAAAATTTATTGATTCAGTTGCTTGACTAAAAGCAATGATTTTAGCAATCGTAGGTAGCGTAATGCTCTTTACTGCTCTAATGGAATTTCTACCCGAGTTTTACCACAATAATATGGAAAAACGCAAATGGTTTACAACATTCATAATGTTATTTTTAGGAATTATATTCACAATTTTAATACTTTGTTTCCATCAACATGGCCAATCAATATCAGCTTTTAAAAAATAG
- a CDS encoding variable surface lipoprotein, whose protein sequence is MKNKRILILASATTFLPLVAISCTKTKEVKKVEEENKNNKVMNPSDQQGAQSSKPGSPDKNGQKDQKPKQGQSGNTNQDGLTKQGQSGNNQQDGSSANNADNGRVQQDDPMSDQETPKTQQNDQLTEIKAKYESEYKEAKLLFSDEELDKEQITELESINKTITDNSTVQDYEAAIKKINELLSKNDIQTDERDAKERPLEEVKKEYEMLLEEAGRILEGEDGKKELEDLKRINDQIPSIPRTYDYETAIEKINKLIGDNEDDEDADAESVETK, encoded by the coding sequence ATGAAAAATAAAAGAATTTTAATTTTGGCAAGTGCAACTACATTTTTACCATTAGTGGCTATTTCATGCACTAAAACAAAAGAAGTAAAAAAAGTAGAAGAAGAAAATAAAAATAATAAAGTAATGAATCCCTCAGATCAACAAGGAGCTCAAAGTTCTAAACCAGGATCGCCAGATAAAAATGGTCAAAAAGACCAAAAGCCTAAACAAGGACAATCTGGGAATACAAATCAAGATGGTTTAACTAAACAAGGACAATCTGGGAATAATCAACAAGATGGTTCATCAGCAAATAATGCCGACAATGGCAGAGTGCAACAAGATGATCCTATGTCTGATCAAGAAACACCTAAAACTCAGCAAAATGATCAATTAACAGAAATAAAAGCAAAATACGAAAGTGAATATAAAGAAGCTAAATTGTTATTTTCTGACGAAGAATTAGACAAAGAGCAAATTACAGAATTAGAATCAATAAATAAAACTATTACTGACAATTCTACTGTTCAAGATTATGAAGCAGCGATAAAAAAAATAAATGAACTTTTAAGTAAAAATGACATACAAACAGATGAGAGAGATGCTAAAGAAAGACCTCTTGAAGAAGTAAAAAAAGAATATGAAATGTTATTGGAGGAAGCTGGAAGAATATTGGAAGGAGAAGATGGTAAAAAAGAATTAGAAGACCTGAAACGCATAAATGACCAAATTCCTTCAATCCCTCGTACATATGATTATGAAACTGCAATTGAAAAAATCAATAAGTTAATTGGAGATAATGAAGATGATGAAGATGCTGATGCTGAATCAGTTGAAACAAAATAA
- a CDS encoding variable surface lipoprotein — protein MKKSLKKLFIFGSLSPVSLLPLIAFSCAKSEKKQDDKLNATNIPNPTPGQQIKAKTTFEVKLNTDENIELKARLKDLVSQLTAASQSNDDFVNVSVNFSGKSLSKKFTKDEFLQNIFNKVDKFDFTNLKPEIRSEEINVQFETNDDAKEFEKLLQKEFNNFYVTENWFTNQLKDVIHKVGTKNAKSKGETSLEEAKKDKKETEYQAAEKMILDFLKSQNVTFGDGIRITKINQNIKPAWSLNVELTNTKNNIKTKNVKLDFKKPDRNWSEDEIKEKNRVRTIGTKLANQLSELFDNSIIENLGKTIYLMLLIDNENVISKDLSEKISKLLVNNLKKVEKFALLKIKFIDKAANKLVNKIITPLVTKIENAAKNK, from the coding sequence ATGAAAAAATCACTTAAAAAATTATTTATTTTTGGCTCATTATCGCCAGTATCATTATTACCACTTATTGCTTTTTCTTGTGCGAAATCAGAGAAAAAGCAAGATGATAAATTAAATGCTACAAACATTCCAAATCCAACACCAGGGCAACAAATTAAAGCTAAAACTACATTTGAAGTTAAGTTAAACACTGATGAAAATATAGAACTTAAAGCTAGGTTAAAAGATTTAGTTAGTCAATTAACTGCAGCATCTCAATCAAATGATGATTTTGTAAATGTATCTGTAAATTTTTCAGGCAAAAGTTTGTCTAAAAAATTTACAAAAGATGAATTCTTGCAAAATATATTTAATAAAGTAGATAAATTCGACTTTACAAATCTTAAACCAGAGATTAGATCAGAAGAAATAAATGTGCAATTTGAAACTAATGATGATGCTAAGGAATTTGAAAAACTGCTGCAAAAAGAATTTAATAATTTTTATGTAACTGAAAATTGATTTACAAATCAACTTAAGGATGTTATTCATAAAGTAGGAACTAAAAATGCTAAAAGCAAGGGTGAAACATCACTTGAAGAAGCTAAAAAAGATAAAAAAGAAACTGAATATCAAGCAGCTGAAAAAATGATTTTAGACTTTTTAAAATCACAAAATGTAACTTTTGGAGATGGTATTAGAATTACTAAAATTAACCAAAATATTAAGCCTGCTTGGTCATTAAATGTTGAACTAACCAACACAAAAAACAATATCAAAACTAAAAATGTTAAATTAGACTTTAAAAAACCAGATAGAAATTGAAGTGAAGATGAAATTAAAGAGAAAAATAGAGTTAGAACAATTGGTACTAAACTAGCCAATCAACTTTCTGAATTATTTGATAATAGCATCATCGAAAATTTAGGTAAAACAATTTATTTAATGTTGCTAATTGACAATGAAAATGTAATTTCTAAGGATTTATCAGAAAAAATTTCTAAATTACTTGTTAATAATCTTAAAAAAGTCGAAAAATTTGCACTTTTAAAAATAAAATTCATTGACAAGGCAGCTAATAAATTAGTTAATAAAATTATTACTCCATTAGTAACAAAAATCGAAAATGCTGCAAAAAATAAATAA
- a CDS encoding restriction endonuclease subunit M — protein MAFTIDVDEGKWSEKVLKTLLIDRTTNRNIIWGTNDYISLGEKYNSHYQILFESIIGENLGVIKPRILKTKEKQGNRTKVKAEVFTPSWVCNAQNNLVDNAWFESENIFNREIEKGWETNIEKIKFPDKKNKTWQNYVDERRLEITCGEAPYLVSRYDTVTGKAFELKDRIGMLDRKMRIVAENTSTEEEWLKWSERAFQSIYGFEFQGDSLLIARENLLISYCEYMEESLNRQPTETELINIAKIISWNIWQMDGLTFKIPYEEDMKPSQQLEIFDVQEKTKNSLCIIKDWRANKIHTFQDLVNKGSKNG, from the coding sequence ATGGCATTTACAATAGATGTAGATGAAGGTAAATGGAGCGAAAAAGTTCTTAAAACCCTTCTAATTGATAGAACAACAAATAGAAATATAATTTGGGGAACAAATGATTATATTTCACTAGGGGAAAAATATAATTCACACTATCAAATTTTATTTGAATCTATAATCGGAGAAAATTTAGGCGTGATTAAACCTAGGATATTAAAGACAAAAGAAAAACAGGGTAATAGAACAAAAGTCAAAGCTGAAGTTTTTACACCTAGCTGGGTTTGTAATGCACAAAATAATCTTGTAGATAATGCTTGGTTTGAGAGCGAAAATATATTTAATAGAGAAATTGAAAAAGGTTGGGAAACGAATATAGAAAAAATCAAATTCCCAGATAAAAAAAATAAAACTTGGCAAAATTATGTTGACGAGAGAAGACTTGAGATTACTTGTGGAGAAGCTCCATATTTAGTTAGTAGATATGATACAGTTACTGGAAAAGCATTTGAGCTGAAAGATAGAATAGGTATGCTTGATAGGAAAATGAGAATTGTAGCCGAAAATACTTCTACTGAGGAAGAATGGCTTAAATGATCTGAAAGAGCGTTCCAAAGTATATATGGATTTGAATTTCAAGGAGATAGCCTTCTTATCGCAAGAGAAAATCTACTTATTTCATATTGTGAATATATGGAAGAAAGTCTAAATAGACAGCCAACCGAAACAGAACTAATCAATATTGCAAAAATAATTTCATGAAATATATGGCAGATGGATGGTCTTACTTTTAAAATTCCTTATGAAGAAGATATGAAACCATCTCAGCAGTTAGAAATATTTGATGTACAAGAAAAAACAAAGAACAGCTTATGTATCATTAAAGATTGGAGAGCAAATAAAATTCATACATTCCAAGATTTAGTAAACAAAGGTAGCAAAAATGGATAA